A region of Bacillota bacterium DNA encodes the following proteins:
- the pstB gene encoding phosphate ABC transporter ATP-binding protein PstB, with protein MATVVFPRREEVTAPPQPKISTRNLNVYYGNFHAIKDVNLDILPNHITALIGPSGCGKSTFLRCLNRMNDLIENARVEGSVLLDGQDVNDPRTDVVALRRRVGMVFQRPNPFPMSIYDNVAYGPRIHGIRRRSALNEIVERSLRQAALWDEVKDKLRQSALALSGGQQQRLCIARVLAVQPEVLLMDEPASALDPTATFRIEELMQELKSRYTIVIVTHNMQQAARVSQYTGFFYKGELYEFGETAKIFTNPERRETEDYIRGRFG; from the coding sequence CGCAACCTGAACGTTTACTACGGCAACTTCCATGCGATAAAGGATGTCAATCTGGACATTCTGCCCAATCACATCACGGCACTTATCGGACCATCGGGTTGCGGAAAATCGACCTTCTTGCGGTGCCTCAACCGCATGAATGACCTGATTGAGAACGCGCGTGTGGAAGGCTCGGTATTGCTGGATGGGCAGGATGTCAACGACCCGCGCACGGATGTGGTCGCTCTGCGGCGACGGGTGGGTATGGTGTTCCAGCGACCGAACCCCTTCCCCATGTCCATCTATGATAACGTGGCGTACGGTCCACGCATACACGGGATACGTCGCCGCAGTGCGCTGAACGAGATAGTCGAGCGAAGCCTCAGACAGGCAGCGCTGTGGGATGAGGTCAAAGACAAGCTCCGGCAATCCGCGCTGGCATTGTCCGGCGGACAACAGCAAAGGTTGTGCATCGCGCGGGTGCTGGCAGTGCAACCGGAAGTGCTACTGATGGATGAGCCTGCCTCCGCGCTGGACCCTACCGCAACCTTCCGCATCGAGGAGCTGATGCAGGAGTTGAAAAGCCGGTATACCATTGTCATCGTCACCCACAACATGCAACAGGCAGCACGTGTCAGTCAGTACACAGGGTTCTTCTATAAAGGAGAGCTGTACGAATTTGGCGAAACAGCCAAGATATTCACGAACCCAGAACGGCGTGAGACTGAAGACTACATCCGCGGACGATTTGGATAA